A window of Roseobacter fucihabitans genomic DNA:
CGTTCACGGCTCCGCATGGGTGCCGAATTCGAATGTCGCCAATGCCGCAAGATATGCGAGTGGCTGCTGTGTTTGGAAATGTCCGCTTCCGAACAGCGTGCCGGGCAGAAATGCAGGCTGCGACCGCAGCATTGAGATGTCGCGACCAATGGCAATTATGGGCCGTTCAATCTGCTATATTCCTAAGGTTCTTCGCGATGCTTTGCATGTGTCGTATATCCGTACCGCAGCAGCCGCCAAAGACGGTAATATGCGGGAACCTTTGCCGAAGGTTTGCGAGTTGCCCCCCAAGTTCAATAGGGTCACCCGCATCTAACACCTCCGCATTGTCCAGTTCCGCGTGACTGCACCGCGACGCATTCGCCACGATGCCCCGTACACGCCGTATCCATGGACCATCGACAAGGACGTTTGCAAAGTGATCAGGATGTGCGCAGTTAATCATAAAGTAAGACGCATAGCCGTCGGTGCCATCATCCACCTCTTTGATGGCGTCTTCCAACGACGCCCCAGTCGGCAGACGCCCATCAACTTCAACGGTGAAGGCCACAACGACCGGAATTCCAAACGACCGCGCAGCGCGCACGATCCCAGTCGCTTCCGCTGGATATGCGATTGTGTAGGCGCTAATTATGTCCACGTCGGTTTGGGCCAAGACCGCGACTTGTTCCGCATGATACGTCTCAGCTTCTTCAGCATTCATTTGCTCACTGGGGGCATATGCATCGCTGCGAGGCCCAACATTGGCGCTGATCACGGTTGGTAAATCTCCGTACTCATTTCTCGATTCGCATAGGTGACCGATAGCCTTTTTGTTCAGCTTGATCAGTTGCTCGGGCGAATAACCGATGACTGCACCACGATCACGATTTGCGACCCACGTGGCGCTTTCAAGAATGACACCAACGCCGTGTTCTTTGCCCAACGCGATCAAATCACGGGCGTATCGGTTGAGATGAGCCCGCCCTTCTTCTGTTTCCAAAAGCGGAAAGGTTGCAAATCCGGGAAGATCGACATTTTGGGTGAAAAGGAGATCAGTCTCCATCCCTGTGTAGGTCAGAAAGAGGTCCGCGTTGAGCTGAGGTAGATTGTACCGATGGATATGCATGCGTTAGATCCAGCCCTCAGTTCTCAAGGATGTCCGCGTCGTGGTTGGCGTCACCTAGGCTTTGTGACGATTATCTCGACTGGTGAGATGCGCCCCGCCTGCAAGTTCGCAACCATATTGGGTATTTTCTGCGCCGTTGATTGCTGCATGAGCACGTGAAGCCCCAAGGGTGGCGGACCATCGGCGGCGTCGCTCGCCGCTTTCATCTTTTCGAAGAACGCCATCGCAAAATCGCGACGGTCCTCTTCTTTGACGATTTGCAACCCATTAGCTTCCAACGCCGACCGGTACTCTTTCGGTTCTGCCAGCCAGCTTGTGGCAGACGTCGTTGCCCAAGGGACCGGATAGATAAAGTCATCGTCATTGGTCTTCATGATATCGTAGATGCCGAGCTTTCCGCCGGGTTTCAGCACACGTGACACTTCAGAAAACAAGGCGGCTTTGTCTTCGATGTTCATGCCAACATGCATCATGAAAGCGCCATCAAAACTTGCGTTCTCAAAGGGCAGTGCTTGCGCGTTGCCACAATGAAGCGCGATACGGTCCGAAAGGCCTACCCAGTCGCACAGTACAGTTCCGGTCTCAACATATTCAGGCGTCAGATCGATGCCCGTGACGTTTGCACCATACGTCTTCGCAACAAAACGTGCTGATCCGCCTAGACCGCAGCCGATATCAAGTATGCTTTGCGTTGATGTTATTTCCAACTGATCCAAGAAGTGGGCGCTCGCGATCCGGCCGCCGATATGAAATTCGTCAACCGGCCCAAGGTCTTCAACGCTTGCATTCTCAGGCCTTATGCCCAGTTTCTCCAGGCCAACTTGAATTGCAGACAGTAGAGTTCCGTGATGATAGTGGGCGGAGATTTTTTCAGAATTATTCATAAGAATGACCTTTTCGGTAATCCTCACACTATCTGCATTACTTTTCGTTGAGTCTAGAGATTGAACCAACGAGGTGGTTGGTGCTTGATCAGCGAAGGTCGGGAAAGCCCTCAAGTTCGACTATCTGAAACAACCAAGTCGAGTGGCCATCGCACAACCTTAAGTTGTTTAACATAACACCCCTTAGCCGACGTTCACGTGTCGTTACGGCAAGCGATTTCAGCCAAAGGTTGTCTACGCGTGCAGTTCATTGAAAGCGCACGCGCAGACACAATTGCCACAAATTGCCGGACATTTGGTCCGGCATGATGAGCCCAAACGGGATCACCGCCATTCCCATCGCCACAGTTGATCCGCCCCACAGTGCGGTGTCTTCTGTGGTCCCCGCGCTCAACGGGTCCGGACCCCCAATTCAATCTCATAAATCAAACCGCTTAAGACCCGAAAGCCTCTCGCTTAGTGATCTTCTCAAATTCGGGCAGAAATTCTTCATGGTGCAGCGCAAGATACCTCCTGATCCGCGCGTTGCTAAGCAATTTGGTGACGTAACCACGCGCAAGAACAAGGTTGAGATGGTCGATGCCAAAGGTATTCTCTACCAAGCGCACCTCCCTTTCGAGGTTTGCGGACTCATTTTCCATGAGATCAAGTTGTTCACGAGATATGCCTTTGAAGTTTTTGGGCGTCGCACCGGCAATCAACTGATTTTCGGGTGTTGCCGCCAGTAGTGAGCGGGCATAGTTAATTGTATATTTATTCATCGCGACCATCAGCCGGGCCGCCTCGATCTGACGCGGCGGTTTCATCTTCTTGAGAATGCGAAATCCTGTCAATGCAACCTGCTTGTCTTTGAGCAAATCCGCCGCTTCACTACAAATGCCGTCCAAGAGACGCCGCTTCTCCTGCAATGTCTTGATGTTGACGTTGAGTGCACGTGCCAAGCGCTCCTCGGGAACACCAAGTGTCAGCGCACGCAAGATCATTTTATGCTCTTGAATTGTCGCCAGACGGCTGATGCGTTTGTTGTAGGTGAAGGCCTCATCATCTGTTGAAACAATGCACTGTGCCGCTGTCTCACCATGGTCTTTCAAGGCTTCAAACCGCAGATGGCCATCAAGCAATATGTACATTTTGGGATCGTTTCGGTCGCGAGTGACCACAATGGGTTCAACGAGGCCAATCTCACGAATGGACGCGACGATCTGGCCATATTTGACGGTCGCCTTTGTCTGCGGCGTGACCAGATAGAGCGGTGCGATATACTCAAACGATATGTGTATCAACTCACGTTCAAAGGCGGCAGCGATGGTCCGTTCTGAAACCGACGGCGTCATGCTGTTTCTCCCTCAAGACGGGACAATCGATCTGCGATTGTTTTGGGAATGTTAGCCAGACCTTCAGCACGCAACAGCGTCACGAAGTTCTCATCCGACAGGAGGGTTTTCAGCGATTGTGTGAGGAAGAGCATTTCGCTGCGTGTTGCACCTGCTTTGCGCAACAGAATTTTCTTTCGCTCAACATCATCTTGATAGGTCTTCAACAGCGCTTCGACGGATAGGTTCTTCTTTGAGCGTCCATTTGATGTTGCCTGCCCTTTGCCATGCTTCAACCTTGCCTCGACAAGCCGTTTCGCTGTCAAAAGGCGACCGCCGCGCAACAGCTTGCTTTCATAGGCTTTGCGCAAAACTGTTTGAACGTTGACGTCTTCCGCATCTGCAATGTCGACCGCAACACTTACAGGAATTTTCCCACTTTCAACAGCACGCAGAAGCCGATGTTCATGGCTTTCCAAAAGACGAATGACGCCATGCACGTATTTGTTTGAAAGCTGGGTCTTTGCGGCGATTTCGCGTTCAGCGTATCCACTGTCTTTGAGACGTTTGATGTCTCTCAGCAAATCAAGTGAATGATGTTGCCTGCGTGCGAGGTTTTCAACCAGGCTCATCACAAGACAATCCTCAGAACTGGCGGTGATTACAACGGCGGGTATTTTCTCTTGCCCTAGGGTCTTGAAAGCTTCCAACCGACCTTGGCCGCAAACCAATTCATATGTCGGATCATCACTTGTTTCATCGTTGCGTGCTGCAACGGTGATTGGGCGCTTGAGGCCAAGTTCAGCGATATTCGCAACAATCTCATCAAATATCTTTTGATTGCGGACGCGGGGGTTAACCACTGTGATTGCGTTGACGGCAATGAGTTCGGTATGTGCGAGCAGGGCATCAGACGTCATGCAACCTCCAGAATTGGAGTGCGTTCGCACATAGCGAAGAGTTGCGTGAGATCATCAAATCGGTAAGCGTCGAGCGACAAGCCGTTGCTTTCGGACAGACGCAATTTCGGAAGTGTCATTTCAGCTGTCGGTAGCAGGTAATAGTCGAGTGGTGTTTCGTTTGCCTGATCCATGCGCACAACAACTGTGATATCGGGCAAAAGACCGGTATCTAACCTGATGTTCCATCGATACGCACCGGCACCGGTCTGTGTGCATCTGGCGATAACAACAGATGCAGAAAATTCATGATTGATGGTCAGAAAGCCCGTCTTCTTATCATGCTGGACCAGCCCGCCAACCTGTTCGATACCACCTACTGTCTCATGGATTATCCTCGCATGAATCTTACGCAGACGTTTGTTGATCTCAATGTAGCGATAATCTCTATCAGGGGTGAAACCGACCAACTTGTATGCTCTAAGTAAGCTGCCAAACCTGCTTTGATATGCACCACTAGAGGGCAAGGCACTGGCTTCGTTGATAACAATGCCAGATAGGAAACCATACGTTTCGAGTGCGTCTCGCAATCCATCCAGCATTTCTTCGTCAGAATAGCGTTGTGCTTTGGCCGCGAAAATTACCTTGGCTGCGACAAACAATCCGGCATCTACAATGGCTTCGAACGCGCCCTCGGAGCGTACCCAGCTGTCAGGACTATTGTGTACATGGCGTTTCTTCAATTTAAATGAGCTACGGTTCCAAATGTTGTTACCTATATATTTCTCGTTTGTGAGGAGCTGGCGAACCACTGACGGTGTCCAGTCCCGGTCCAGATCGGTTGTAATGCCTTTCGCATTCAAGTCGGCGGCGATCATGGCCTCAGATTGCATGTCATTGACAAAACTTCGGAATATCTTGTTTACAACCGCGATCTCGTCAGCTGGGCCCGGTACAAGCGTCACACGGTCCGTCTGAATGCTCTTATGTTCGCCGCGAACAAGAATGCCTTTCTGATTGCCCGCCCCATCGATCAGCATGCGTCGCAACCCAAATCCAGGCGGACCGCCCTGACGATATCCCATTTCAATCAGCCGTGACTGACCGGCAAAGACCTTTTGCGAAAGCTCGCGACTGTACTCGCCCGCCATCGCACGTTTGACGCCCTTAACGATGGTGGAAACTGGACTGCCGTCATTCTCAAACTGCTCAGCGCAATATTCAACCGAAATGCCAGCGCGTTTGCAGATATATTCGTAATATGCGCTCTCATCCGCATCTTGAAATCGGCCCCAACGGCTGATGTCGTAGACAAAAACAGTCTTAAAGTCTGTCTTTCCGGCCTGAATGTCGTCGAGCAGCTGCGTTAGCCCATCGCGCCCCTTTATCCGCAGACCACTTTTGCCAGCGTCGGAATATGTCTTAACGATCTGATATCCCCGCTGCTCAGCGTAAAGGCCGATCGCGTCCGCCTGATTTTCGGTCGAGTAACGCTGATGCTCTGTCGACATGCGAACATATTGCGCGGCCCTCTTGCGGCTGTCTTGCTGGTGATCATCGTCTGGCCAACTCAATGCTGCGGCTCTCCATTCTTCAAATTCGCAAACCTGTACGGGAATTCTGCGATTCCTTTCTCAATCTTAACGGGAGAGGGGTGGAAGCATGTTTCATAAAAAGGGCAGCTTGTTTCATCGAGAATGCGAGGGACTGGTTTCTGCTTCAGAATATCGAAAGGCGATCAGTTCAGCGCTGTCTCAAGAATTGGGCGGTGCTGGTCGCGCAGCGAAAGAAACAGCTCGGTGGACGGGAGCTAGCGAACGAACAGCTAAAAACTGGATATCGCAAACCTACGGTCCAACCGGTGAGAACCTGATTGAGCTGATGCGGCATTCAGACACCGTCCTTGACATTGTTTGGTCTTGCCACGTTTTAGTTCCGGTCTCTTTCGAGCAATGTTTGCTATGAAGGAGATAGAGAATGGCACCGAGATACACAGACGAGTTTCGTCTTGATGCAGTACGCATCGCAACGACCAGTGGGCTGACACGACCGCAAGCGGCAGCGGATTTAGGAGTTGGGCTTTCGACGTTGAACAAGTGGGTTCAAAAGCATCAGCATGACAACCTGATGTCGGGTCCTCACGAGGATGTCGAGAAAGAGAACGAACGCCTTCGCAAGGAAGTTCGGTTGCTTCGCGAGGAGAGGGAAGTGTTAAAAAAAGCGGCAATCTTCTTTGCAGGCCAAAGTCGGTGAGGTTCGCCTTTATCGACGCCTGGAAAGAAGAATGGCCTGTCGAATTTCTTTGCCGCGTCATGCAGGTTACGTCGCGAGGATTTCGCGCGTGGCGAAGCCGCCCGATGAGCCAGCGACAGCGCGACGATATGGTGATCCTGGCGCATATCCGCGAACAGCACCGCTTAAGCCTGCAAAGCTATGGCGGGCCTCGCATGACCGAAGAACTGCAAGAACTGGGTCTGCAAGTTGGGCACCGGCGCGTGGGCCGCTTAATGCGGGAGAATAGCATCAAAATCATCAGGACCCAGAAATACAAGGTTACGACCGACAGCAATCATGCGTTTAACATCGCCCCTAACTTGCTGGGCCAGGACTTCTTTGCAGATGGTCCAAACCAAAAGTGGGCCGATGACATTTCCTACATCTGGACCAGTGAGGGCTGGTTGTATCTGGCAGTGATCCTTGATTTGTATTCCCGTCGTGTCATCGGTTGGGCGGTTAGCAATCGTATGAAGCGGGATCTGGCGATCCGAGCATTGGATATGGCTGTGGCACTGCGGCAACCGCCGAAGGGCTGCATGCATCATACGGATCGCGGGTCGCAATATTGTTCAGGCGACTATCAGAAACGGCTGTCTAAACACGGCTTCCAAGTTTCGATGAGCGGTAAGGGAAACTGCTACGACAATTCCATGGTTGAAACGTTCTTCAAATCACTCAAGGCAGAGCTGATTTGGCGCAACCGCTGGGAAACCAGGCGTAAAGCCGAAGGGGCGATTTTCCAGTATATCAATGGGTTCTACAATCCACGACGGCGGCACTCGTCATTAGGTGGCAAAAGCCCCTTGGCCTTCGAACGAAAGGCTGCCTAAATGAGTTGAGAGACCGGAACGCAACCGCGACAAGACCAGTGTGATTGTAGCCGCAAAAATAGTCACCGTAGGCATCCATAGAAAGAAGTGACGTCTCAAGCGCACCAAGCGCAACTAAGATTTTTATCGGTTCACTGGTATCAGTTTTGTAAAAATCATAATCTGAGAACTGCGCTGAACGTCTAGCACCAAGGCAGAAGTCAATTGCGTCTAATACAGTGGTCTTACCGCTATCTCCGCCGCCTACTAAGCAATTCATGCCTAGGCTTGGCTTCCAAGAAAATTCCTTTATTGATCTAAAGTTATCAATTTTGAGAAAAACGATCTTCGGCACAATACAGGCCCCCAGAATAAATGTACCCCTGCAACTTAACCGAGAACGCAAGGGAACCTAAAGTTCATTCTTAGTGCAGAATCTGCCGAGTTCCCGAGGCCACGAAACATGGCCTCGCAAAACTATGTTTGGAAGTGTGCTAACTTGAAAGCACTTTTCTTGCCTGCTTTTCTGCTGCTGACCCCTTGACCCATTGCCAAGCTGTGCGTGGCTTTCGCGCCTTCGCCAGTTCAGGGTTGGCTTTTGCGTCACCAACGGCGGCGCGCAGACGTTCACGGGCCTCGCGTGGGTCGATCTTGAGTTCTTCGCAAAGGGCTTTAAGCGTGATGATGTCGGACATGTCGATCTCCTTGGTTTCTGATGCAGATCGATAAGACGAGGTCAGCAGGCATGTCAGGGACAACCCCAGAACGTCTTTAGCTTTCCTTGCATTGCTGCTACCACTGATCTCGACGTGACAGACGCGGTCACGTTGGGGCTTAGAAACCCCTCACTGAGAATCGGCGCGAGGCGACTTGCGCCACCTTGACCCTATGGTCGGGGTGCCTGTGTTATACAACAGGCCCCGGCTAAAGGCGCAGGGACCGTCTCAGTGCGGTTTTCTAACACCCCGATCACCAGTCAAGCATTGCGAGGGCGCTCGCAGATCGGGGTTGGAATGCAGACCGACGCGTGCGCAACGCACCAGATATTGGAACCGAATATTCTGCTGAAACCTGCTGATGTGCTTTCCCACATAAGCGAGCATGAGATCACACATGGCCTCTACGGGAATGGAATGACGCAGCTGTCTCTCCATCACGTGGTGCGGCGCCTTCGCGAACTGTCAGTCCGGGGCCTCGCGTCGGAGGGTCGAAGAGGACGTTCCAACTACCGATGAACTCCCCACTCATGGCACCACGGAAACCGGACCTTTGTTGAGGTCTACTCTTTAGGAAGCAGATACCTCCGTCAGTGTTTAACGTGTAAGCCGTGCATTGATCGCTGATGAGGCACAGGGCTTCACATTGAGGAACAGTCATTCCGGTCAGCAATGGGTCGGTTAATCCGTTTCGAAGATCATAGCCGGGCAGGTCTTCATTTCGGTATGTCTGAAACTGACCTTCGATCACGCTACCGGCGCTAAACTCGAATGTGTTTTCCCCAATAAGACGATTATAATTGTCACCAAAGGGCGATGGAGCCGGTGTATTTTCTAAAGCCATCTGTTCGCATCTGTTGATAATGTTTCTTATGGCGTCCGAACTCCCGCTCAACGTAAAATCAAGCGACAGATTGTTACCACTCATTGCGACCTGACTGCCTGCCCTCAGCCAAGCCAGTAGCTGTCTGTCAGTTGTGCTGTCAATCTTAAGCGAAATGCTATCCGCTGAGGAAGGGCGGGTGATAGTAAGCCGACCTTGACCGGGTATCACAACTTCAACGTTGCCTCGGCTACGATCAAATGCGGGAGTATCGCCAATCAGTGTCAGGTCGCCTTGCGAGTCACAGATTAACTGAATGCACTCTGCGGCGTCATTTTTGGCGCAAACAGCTGCTCCAGTATTAAAAAAAGACCACCTATTTGTATCCTGCGACGCAGCCTGCTGTGATATGCAACATGTTAGAACGGCCAATAGGGTAGTCAATCTGTTCATTTAGTTTGCTCCAAAATTGATCATCAACAAGTCGGACACTATTGACCCACATAGACCTTAAGATTGGAAGCTGCACCCACCTTTCGTCAACAACAGATTTGTATGATGACAGACAAGTATCGTATAGCCAAATTTAGGTTTTATTCTATTGTACAGTTCGTTTCTGAAATGGCAGAAACGTCGCAGTTATCAAAAAGTAGAAGCGGTCCTGCATACCCGTAACCAGACATTTGGCTACGAAGCAGCATCTGATGC
This region includes:
- a CDS encoding IS3 family transposase (programmed frameshift) gives rise to the protein MAPRYTDEFRLDAVRIATTSGLTRPQAAADLGVGLSTLNKWVQKHQHDNLMSGPHEDVEKENERLRKEVRLLREEREVLKKAGNLLCRPKSVRFAFIDAWKEEWPVEFLCRVMQVTSRGFRAWRSRPMSQRQRDDMVILAHIREQHRLSLQSYGGPRMTEELQELGLQVGHRRVGRLMRENSIKIIRTQKYKVTTDSNHAFNIAPNLLGQDFFADGPNQKWADDISYIWTSEGWLYLAVILDLYSRRVIGWAVSNRMKRDLAIRALDMAVALRQPPKGCMHHTDRGSQYCSGDYQKRLSKHGFQVSMSGKGNCYDNSMVETFFKSLKAELIWRNRWETRRKAEGAIFQYINGFYNPRRRHSSLGGKSPLAFERKAA
- a CDS encoding AAA family ATPase — its product is MPKIVFLKIDNFRSIKEFSWKPSLGMNCLVGGGDSGKTTVLDAIDFCLGARRSAQFSDYDFYKTDTSEPIKILVALGALETSLLSMDAYGDYFCGYNHTGLVAVAFRSLNSFRQPFVRRPRGFCHLMTSAAVVDCRTH
- a CDS encoding ParB/RepB/Spo0J family partition protein; amino-acid sequence: MTSDALLAHTELIAVNAITVVNPRVRNQKIFDEIVANIAELGLKRPITVAARNDETSDDPTYELVCGQGRLEAFKTLGQEKIPAVVITASSEDCLVMSLVENLARRQHHSLDLLRDIKRLKDSGYAEREIAAKTQLSNKYVHGVIRLLESHEHRLLRAVESGKIPVSVAVDIADAEDVNVQTVLRKAYESKLLRGGRLLTAKRLVEARLKHGKGQATSNGRSKKNLSVEALLKTYQDDVERKKILLRKAGATRSEMLFLTQSLKTLLSDENFVTLLRAEGLANIPKTIADRLSRLEGETA
- a CDS encoding recombinase family protein; the encoded protein is MSWPDDDHQQDSRKRAAQYVRMSTEHQRYSTENQADAIGLYAEQRGYQIVKTYSDAGKSGLRIKGRDGLTQLLDDIQAGKTDFKTVFVYDISRWGRFQDADESAYYEYICKRAGISVEYCAEQFENDGSPVSTIVKGVKRAMAGEYSRELSQKVFAGQSRLIEMGYRQGGPPGFGLRRMLIDGAGNQKGILVRGEHKSIQTDRVTLVPGPADEIAVVNKIFRSFVNDMQSEAMIAADLNAKGITTDLDRDWTPSVVRQLLTNEKYIGNNIWNRSSFKLKKRHVHNSPDSWVRSEGAFEAIVDAGLFVAAKVIFAAKAQRYSDEEMLDGLRDALETYGFLSGIVINEASALPSSGAYQSRFGSLLRAYKLVGFTPDRDYRYIEINKRLRKIHARIIHETVGGIEQVGGLVQHDKKTGFLTINHEFSASVVIARCTQTGAGAYRWNIRLDTGLLPDITVVVRMDQANETPLDYYLLPTAEMTLPKLRLSESNGLSLDAYRFDDLTQLFAMCERTPILEVA
- a CDS encoding class I SAM-dependent methyltransferase; the protein is MNNSEKISAHYHHGTLLSAIQVGLEKLGIRPENASVEDLGPVDEFHIGGRIASAHFLDQLEITSTQSILDIGCGLGGSARFVAKTYGANVTGIDLTPEYVETGTVLCDWVGLSDRIALHCGNAQALPFENASFDGAFMMHVGMNIEDKAALFSEVSRVLKPGGKLGIYDIMKTNDDDFIYPVPWATTSATSWLAEPKEYRSALEANGLQIVKEEDRRDFAMAFFEKMKAASDAADGPPPLGLHVLMQQSTAQKIPNMVANLQAGRISPVEIIVTKPR
- a CDS encoding plasmid partitioning protein RepB C-terminal domain-containing protein, which encodes MTPSVSERTIAAAFERELIHISFEYIAPLYLVTPQTKATVKYGQIVASIREIGLVEPIVVTRDRNDPKMYILLDGHLRFEALKDHGETAAQCIVSTDDEAFTYNKRISRLATIQEHKMILRALTLGVPEERLARALNVNIKTLQEKRRLLDGICSEAADLLKDKQVALTGFRILKKMKPPRQIEAARLMVAMNKYTINYARSLLAATPENQLIAGATPKNFKGISREQLDLMENESANLEREVRLVENTFGIDHLNLVLARGYVTKLLSNARIRRYLALHHEEFLPEFEKITKREAFGS
- a CDS encoding homocysteine S-methyltransferase family protein, which codes for MHIHRYNLPQLNADLFLTYTGMETDLLFTQNVDLPGFATFPLLETEEGRAHLNRYARDLIALGKEHGVGVILESATWVANRDRGAVIGYSPEQLIKLNKKAIGHLCESRNEYGDLPTVISANVGPRSDAYAPSEQMNAEEAETYHAEQVAVLAQTDVDIISAYTIAYPAEATGIVRAARSFGIPVVVAFTVEVDGRLPTGASLEDAIKEVDDGTDGYASYFMINCAHPDHFANVLVDGPWIRRVRGIVANASRCSHAELDNAEVLDAGDPIELGGQLANLRQRFPHITVFGGCCGTDIRHMQSIAKNLRNIAD
- a CDS encoding PAN/Apple domain-containing protein — encoded protein: MNRLTTLLAVLTCCISQQAASQDTNRWSFFNTGAAVCAKNDAAECIQLICDSQGDLTLIGDTPAFDRSRGNVEVVIPGQGRLTITRPSSADSISLKIDSTTDRQLLAWLRAGSQVAMSGNNLSLDFTLSGSSDAIRNIINRCEQMALENTPAPSPFGDNYNRLIGENTFEFSAGSVIEGQFQTYRNEDLPGYDLRNGLTDPLLTGMTVPQCEALCLISDQCTAYTLNTDGGICFLKSRPQQRSGFRGAMSGEFIGSWNVLFDPPTRGPGLTVREGAAPRDGETAASFHSRRGHV